Proteins from one Esox lucius isolate fEsoLuc1 chromosome 19, fEsoLuc1.pri, whole genome shotgun sequence genomic window:
- the pdp2 gene encoding pyruvate dehydrogenase [acetyl-transferring]-phosphatase 2, mitochondrial yields MSRHVCGLLLRTACSTHYPISPQWPNLTQRARLSLNSSGSRCKSGVTVRFLSTREDLDFQLSRTQVNSILRANEQSVSVPEFDGRGLSTVRKFESNQVAANTPNEDRRSAATCLQTKGMLFGVFDGHGGWACAQAVSERLLYYVAVAMLSQRGLEELELCMERSRPLPPILQWYKSRGDYSYSESASLYVEHLRVFWQELLDSQEHCEGMSPPDALEYAFKRLDTDISLEAQVPHSSGLMRGTAIQVAFAGSTACVAHVGTEGIYVANAGDCRAVLGVQEEDGSWSALPLSQDHTAQNQAELERLRAQHPPSERDTVVMEDRLLGILMPLRSFGDVRFKWSRELQQSVLESLESGVDLDTLNLYQYTPPNYLTPPYLDVVPQLTYHRLRPKDRFLLLASDGLWDEMTSEEAVRLVGEHLSGIHFQAPISPSERQFNLGQMQELLLKRRARAMPSLDPNAATHLIRHALGTGDYRELCQERLSSMLALPEDLARMYRDDITATVVYLNSDLVRQHS; encoded by the exons TGGCCCAATCTGACCCAACGAGCCCGCCTCTCCTTGAACAGTTCTGGGTCTAGGTGTAAATCTGGGGTCACCGTGCGTTTCCTCTCCACTCGAGAGGACCTGGACTTCCAGCTCAGCCGGACCCAGGTCAACAGCATCCTGCGAGCCAACGAGCAG TCTGTGAGTGTCCCTGAGTTTGATGGCCGTGGTCTAAGTACTGTGAGGAAGTTTGAGAGCAACCAGGTGGCAGCCAACACCCCCAATGAGGACCGCCGCAGTGCTGCCACCTGCttacag ACTAAGGGCATGTTGTTCGGGGTGTTTGATGGCCATGGTGGCTGGGCATGTGCTCAGGCGGTCAGTGAGCGCCTGCTTTACTACGTGGCAGTGGCCATGTTGTCCCAGAGAGggctggaggagctggagctGTGCATGGAGCGGAGCCGACCCCTCCCACCAATCCTACAGTGGTACAAAAGTCGTGGAGATTACAGCTACAGTGAATCAGCCTCACTCTATGTAGAACACCTCCGTGTCTTCTGGCAGGAGCTGTTGGACAGTCAGGAGCACTGTGAAGGAATGAG TCCTCCTGATGCTCTGGAGTATGCATTTAAGCGCCTGGACACAGACATTTCTCTGGAGGCCCAGGTTCCACACTCCAGCGGCCTTATGAGGGGCACAGCTATACAG GTGGCGTTCGCTGGTTCCACAGCCTGTGTGGCCCATGTAGGCACTGAGGGGATCTATGTGGCGAATgcag GTGACTGCCGCGCAGTGCTGGGGGTGCAGGAGGAGGACGGGTCGTGGAGTGCCCTGCCCCTGTCCCAAGACCACACTGCCCAAAATCAGGCTGAGCTGGAGAGGCTGCGAGCCCAGCACCCCCCGTCGGAGAGGGACACTGTGGTCATGGAAGATAGGCTGCTAGGG ATACTGATGCCTCTGCGTTCATTCGGAGACGTGAGATTTAAGTGGAGCCGTGAGCTGCAGCAGAGTGTTCTGGAAAGCCTTGAGTCTGGAGTTGACCTGGACACACTTAACCTGTACCAATACACCCCGCCCAACTATCTGACCCCACCCTACCTGGACGTTGTGCCCCAGCTGACCTACCACAGGCTACGACCAAAGGACCGCTTCCTTCTCCTGGCTTCTGATGGGCTGTGGGATGAGATGACATCAGAGGAGGCGGTACGGCTGGTGGGAGAACATCTCAGTGGGATTCACTTTCAG GCTCCCATCTCCCCCAGTGAGAGACAGTTTAACCTGGGCCAAATGCAGGAGCTTCTGCTGAAGCGGCGTGCCCGCGCCATGCCCAGCCTGGACCCCAATGCTGCAACTCACCTCATCAGACACGCCCTGGGCACCGGGGATTACAGAGAGCTATGCCAAGAGAGACTATCATCAATGTTGGCTCTGCCTGAGGACCTGGCACGCATGTACAGAGACGATATCACTGCTACTGTTGTGTACTTGAACTCTGACCTGGTCAGACAACACAGCTAA